In Nonomuraea muscovyensis, one genomic interval encodes:
- a CDS encoding terpene synthase family protein, producing MTDQPFELPDFYLPYPARLNPHVEEARSHSRQWARDMGMLEGSGIWDQRDLDSHDYALLCAYTHPDCDATMLGLITDWYVWVFFFDDHFLELYKRTGDRRGGRDHLERLAAFMPMDLAGGFPEPANPVEAGLADLWARTVPGRSRDWRARFAETTRNLLNESLWELSNINAHRVPNPVEYIEMRRKVGGAPWSAALVEHAVGAEVPERVAGSRPLRVLRDTFSDGVHLRNDLFSYQREVEDEGELSNGVLVLETFFGCTTQEAADAVNDLLTSRLQQFEHTVATELGPLFVEHALDPLACAGVLAYVKGLQDWQSGGHEWHLRSSRYMNERADRGGGLGMGSITGLVGPQRVRARTHVPHQRVGPSVIPDLCMPFTPKLSPHLDAARADVVAWAHAMGILEAQPGVAGSAVWDEEKLLDYDLPLCAAGIHPDASLEQLGLSSAWLAWGTYGDDYFPVVYGRARNLPAAKAAVDRLPAFMPLDGPVTAQPVTALERSLADLWTRTAGAMRPAARRAFRKAVEDMVESWLWELVNQIEHRVPDPVDYVEMRRMTFGSELTMSLCRLAHGNRVPPEIYESGPMRSLENSAMDYAALLNDVFSYQKEVEFEGEVHNVVLVVQTFFGCDYPTALAVVNDLLTSRMRQFQHVAEHELPVLYDDAGLDEEARRVLRGYVEELQNWMSGILVWHRECRRYDEASLLRHHRPPRPLPGGPTGLGTSAALLAGR from the coding sequence ATGACCGACCAGCCGTTCGAGCTCCCCGACTTCTACCTGCCGTACCCGGCGCGGCTCAACCCCCACGTGGAGGAGGCCAGGAGCCACTCCCGGCAGTGGGCCCGCGACATGGGCATGCTGGAGGGGTCGGGCATCTGGGACCAGCGTGACCTCGACTCCCACGACTACGCCCTGCTGTGCGCGTACACCCATCCCGACTGCGACGCGACCATGCTGGGTCTGATCACCGACTGGTACGTGTGGGTGTTCTTCTTCGACGACCACTTCCTGGAGCTGTACAAGCGGACCGGCGACCGGCGGGGCGGGCGCGACCACCTCGAACGGCTCGCGGCGTTCATGCCCATGGACCTGGCCGGCGGCTTCCCCGAGCCCGCCAACCCGGTGGAGGCGGGCCTGGCCGACCTGTGGGCGCGCACCGTGCCCGGCCGGTCACGTGACTGGCGGGCCAGGTTCGCGGAGACGACCCGCAACCTGCTGAACGAGTCGCTCTGGGAGCTGTCCAACATCAACGCCCACCGGGTGCCCAACCCGGTCGAGTACATCGAGATGCGCCGCAAGGTCGGCGGCGCGCCGTGGTCGGCCGCCCTGGTGGAGCACGCGGTCGGCGCCGAGGTGCCCGAGCGGGTCGCCGGCTCCCGGCCGTTGCGGGTGCTGCGTGACACGTTCTCCGACGGGGTGCACCTGCGCAACGACCTGTTCTCCTACCAGCGCGAGGTGGAGGACGAGGGCGAGCTGAGCAACGGGGTGCTGGTCCTGGAGACGTTCTTCGGCTGCACAACGCAGGAGGCCGCCGACGCCGTCAACGACCTGCTCACCTCCCGGCTCCAGCAGTTCGAGCACACCGTCGCCACCGAGCTGGGGCCGCTGTTCGTGGAGCACGCCCTCGACCCGCTGGCCTGCGCAGGCGTGCTCGCGTACGTGAAGGGGCTGCAGGACTGGCAGTCGGGCGGTCACGAGTGGCACCTGCGCTCCAGCCGCTACATGAACGAGCGCGCCGACCGCGGCGGCGGGCTGGGCATGGGGTCGATCACCGGGCTTGTCGGCCCGCAGCGGGTGCGTGCCCGCACCCACGTGCCGCACCAGCGGGTCGGGCCGTCGGTGATCCCCGACCTGTGCATGCCGTTCACGCCGAAACTCTCGCCGCACCTCGACGCGGCGCGGGCCGACGTCGTCGCCTGGGCGCACGCGATGGGCATCCTCGAAGCCCAGCCGGGCGTCGCCGGGTCCGCCGTGTGGGACGAGGAGAAGCTGCTCGACTACGACCTGCCGCTGTGCGCGGCGGGCATCCATCCGGACGCCTCCCTCGAACAGCTCGGCCTGTCGTCGGCCTGGCTGGCCTGGGGCACCTACGGCGACGACTACTTCCCCGTCGTCTACGGCCGCGCCCGCAACCTGCCCGCCGCCAAGGCCGCCGTCGACCGGCTGCCGGCGTTCATGCCGCTGGACGGCCCGGTCACCGCCCAGCCGGTCACCGCGTTGGAGCGCAGCCTCGCCGACCTGTGGACACGTACGGCCGGCGCGATGCGGCCCGCCGCGCGCCGCGCCTTCCGCAAGGCCGTCGAGGACATGGTCGAGAGCTGGCTGTGGGAGCTGGTCAACCAGATCGAGCACCGCGTGCCCGACCCGGTCGACTACGTCGAGATGCGGCGGATGACGTTCGGCTCGGAGCTGACGATGAGCCTGTGCCGCCTGGCCCACGGCAACCGGGTGCCGCCGGAGATCTACGAGAGCGGGCCGATGCGGTCGCTGGAGAACTCCGCCATGGACTACGCCGCCCTGCTCAACGACGTGTTCTCGTACCAGAAGGAGGTGGAGTTCGAGGGCGAGGTGCACAACGTGGTGCTGGTCGTGCAGACCTTCTTCGGCTGCGACTACCCCACGGCGCTCGCCGTGGTCAACGACCTGCTCACGTCGCGGATGCGCCAGTTCCAGCACGTGGCCGAGCACGAGCTGCCGGTCCTGTACGACGACGCGGGCCTGGACGAGGAGGCGCGCCGGGTGCTGCGCGGTTACGTCGAGGAGCTGCAGAACTGGATGTCCGGCATCCTGGTGTGGCACCGGGAGTGCCGCCGCTACGACGAGGCGTCCCTGCTCCGCCACCACCGCCCGCCTCGCCCGTTGCCCGGCGGGCCGACCGGTCTCGGCACCTCGGCGGCGCTCCTCGCCGGGCGCTGA
- a CDS encoding STAS domain-containing protein — protein sequence MGGTDMTERLLYADKLVRIFLRAGEDGPLLVLAGEVDVTNSQALARTLERCRPRGRHVTVDTGALTFVDVSGLRVLLLPTVPAAQRWVRLRNVTPNQERVIRLLGWREEPQPHQRPARSAAEVPRPVGPPGNGRGGRWWRSRDASS from the coding sequence ATGGGCGGCACGGACATGACCGAACGCCTGCTCTACGCCGACAAGCTGGTCCGGATCTTTCTGCGGGCCGGCGAGGACGGTCCCCTGCTGGTGCTCGCCGGCGAGGTGGACGTCACCAACAGCCAGGCGCTGGCCCGGACGCTGGAACGCTGCCGCCCCCGTGGCCGTCACGTGACCGTCGACACGGGCGCGCTCACCTTCGTCGACGTCTCCGGCCTGCGGGTGCTGCTCCTGCCCACGGTGCCCGCCGCGCAACGATGGGTACGCCTGCGCAACGTCACCCCGAACCAGGAGCGGGTCATCCGGCTGCTGGGCTGGCGCGAGGAGCCGCAGCCGCATCAGCGCCCGGCGAGGAGCGCCGCCGAGGTGCCGAGACCGGTCGGCCCGCCGGGCAACGGGCGAGGCGGGCGGTGGTGGCGGAGCAGGGACGCCTCGTCGTAG
- a CDS encoding C40 family peptidase, whose translation METRRAPTSGEPMGTEQSVPVGGAVARPVEAAAGLQGVVVRGRQPGAVAARAALGMLGVPYSWGGGGPQGPGYGIGRGSRTKGFDCSGLTEYAWAGAGVPIGSTTSEQWRSGTRVPRERVRPGDLVFYDSKPKRPGPEHVGLAVDGERVVAAPFTGEVVRLAPLERPDLMGVVRPGPDQQPAADQQPAAGQQPAADQRPGTARLSG comes from the coding sequence ATGGAGACGCGGAGAGCGCCCACCTCGGGAGAGCCGATGGGCACGGAGCAGTCCGTGCCGGTGGGCGGGGCCGTGGCCCGGCCGGTGGAGGCGGCCGCGGGTCTGCAGGGCGTGGTGGTGCGTGGGCGGCAGCCGGGAGCCGTGGCGGCGCGGGCCGCGCTGGGCATGCTGGGCGTCCCGTACTCGTGGGGCGGCGGCGGCCCGCAGGGCCCCGGATACGGCATCGGGCGAGGCAGCAGGACCAAGGGCTTCGACTGCTCGGGCCTGACCGAGTACGCGTGGGCCGGGGCGGGGGTGCCCATCGGCTCCACCACGTCCGAGCAGTGGCGTTCGGGCACCCGGGTGCCCAGGGAGCGCGTGCGGCCGGGTGACCTGGTGTTCTACGACAGCAAGCCCAAGCGGCCCGGACCGGAGCACGTGGGCCTGGCCGTCGACGGGGAACGCGTGGTGGCCGCGCCGTTCACCGGGGAGGTCGTCCGCCTCGCCCCGCTGGAGCGACCGGACCTCATGGGAGTGGTCCGCCCCGGCCCGGACCAGCAACCCGCCGCGGACCAGCAGCCCGCCGCAGGCCAGCAACCCGCCGCAGACCAGCGGCCCGGGACGGCCCGCTTGAGCGGGTGA
- a CDS encoding MarR family winged helix-turn-helix transcriptional regulator gives MSESADLLSATALTVFRLNGQFLEVSERLAGPAGLTAAWWQVLGAVLREPRPVAGIARTMGMTRQGVQRVADLLVEKGLAEYRPNPAHRRAKLLQPTAAGREAIAEIVPGHRAFADRLVAELGVEGVRDCLDALQRLSGALARLDETVHEQA, from the coding sequence ATGAGCGAGTCGGCTGACCTGCTCTCGGCCACCGCGTTGACCGTCTTCCGGCTGAACGGCCAGTTCCTCGAGGTGTCGGAGAGGCTGGCCGGGCCGGCCGGGCTGACGGCGGCCTGGTGGCAGGTGCTCGGCGCGGTGCTGCGCGAGCCGAGGCCCGTCGCGGGGATCGCCCGGACCATGGGCATGACCCGCCAGGGCGTGCAGCGGGTCGCTGACCTGCTGGTGGAGAAGGGGTTGGCCGAATACCGGCCCAACCCCGCCCACCGGCGGGCCAAGCTCCTGCAACCCACGGCGGCCGGGCGTGAGGCGATCGCCGAGATCGTCCCGGGGCACCGGGCCTTCGCCGACCGGCTCGTCGCGGAGCTGGGCGTGGAGGGGGTCCGCGATTGCCTCGACGCCCTCCAGCGCCTGTCCGGCGCCCTGGCCCGCCTCGACGAGACCGTGCACGAACAGGCGTGA
- a CDS encoding type 1 glutamine amidotransferase family protein, with the protein MNTTKKPVHLAVYDTMADWEAGHAIAHLRSGRFHREPGGYEIVTVALTAEPITTMGGMRVTPDITLDRLAPEASALLILPGADLWDAGDSLAPFARAARTFLDAGVPVAAICGATAGLAREGLLDDRDHTSAVVQYLEAQEGYAGAKRYRDEDAVTDGDLITAGPTEPVAFAREILGRLDVYRPEVLDAWFRLFSRSDASAYEVLMNA; encoded by the coding sequence ATGAACACGACGAAGAAGCCGGTCCACCTCGCCGTCTACGACACCATGGCCGACTGGGAGGCCGGGCACGCGATCGCCCACCTCCGCAGCGGACGCTTCCACCGCGAGCCGGGAGGCTACGAGATCGTCACGGTCGCGCTGACGGCCGAGCCGATCACCACCATGGGCGGGATGCGCGTGACCCCCGACATCACGCTCGACCGCCTCGCCCCCGAGGCCAGCGCGCTGCTCATCCTGCCCGGCGCCGACCTGTGGGACGCGGGCGACTCGCTCGCGCCGTTCGCCCGCGCCGCCCGGACCTTCCTCGACGCGGGCGTCCCGGTCGCCGCGATCTGCGGCGCCACCGCCGGGCTGGCCCGCGAGGGGCTGCTCGACGACCGCGACCACACCAGCGCCGTGGTGCAGTATCTGGAGGCGCAGGAGGGCTACGCCGGGGCCAAGCGCTACCGCGACGAGGACGCGGTGACCGACGGCGACCTGATCACCGCCGGGCCCACGGAGCCGGTGGCCTTCGCCCGTGAGATCCTGGGCCGCCTCGACGTCTACCGGCCCGAGGTCCTCGACGCCTGGTTCCGGCTGTTCAGCAGGAGCGACGCCTCGGCGTACGAGGTGTTGATGAATGCATGA
- the mads6 gene encoding methylation-associated defense system protein kinase MAD6 — MAEIVGGGQPVNDAERRVIAYLRDHAPADWLLLHNVEVPRGHDVFEVDLIVLTGHSLVVIDVKGTRGRIEVSGSRWFPPRREAFGSPVTKLRGTAKALKGLLVSRATQLERVYVDNLVVLTSPDAVLVDPAGRDRPNVTDLPRLVATLSDVSRIRRGCSPDISPYLTKILDALNQTVRRSTAPPRFGNWEVEEQLGGDARVTEYRAFNATLPGSETVLLRVYQADPLADEESRAAERQRIANAYQTLARIPPHPCLVRSRDFFAIDDESRFVLVLDDVHGEALHLSLGKGARLGVIQDLLRGLAHAHAHGVMHRALTPACVLVTDDGHAVLTGFDYAKPGPRNFTVAHELTNVLDAHYVAPECNDRPDRMTAASDVYAAGVIAYQLLTGELPASADAHGPDVPDVVRQMLDHSPVKRPTAAEALDALQGIPQQSRLRRLVRRIVSGS, encoded by the coding sequence ATGGCAGAGATCGTCGGCGGGGGGCAGCCGGTCAACGACGCGGAGCGGCGGGTGATCGCCTACCTCCGCGACCACGCGCCCGCCGACTGGCTGCTGCTGCACAACGTCGAGGTGCCCCGCGGCCATGACGTCTTCGAGGTCGACCTGATCGTGCTGACCGGCCACTCCCTGGTGGTCATCGACGTCAAGGGCACCCGCGGGCGCATCGAGGTGTCGGGCTCGCGGTGGTTCCCGCCGCGCCGCGAGGCGTTCGGCTCCCCCGTGACCAAGCTGCGCGGCACCGCCAAGGCGCTGAAGGGCCTGCTGGTGTCCAGGGCGACCCAGCTTGAGCGGGTTTACGTCGACAACCTCGTCGTGCTGACCTCGCCCGACGCCGTGCTGGTCGACCCGGCCGGGCGCGACCGGCCCAACGTGACCGACCTGCCCCGTCTGGTCGCCACGCTGAGCGACGTGTCGCGCATCAGACGCGGGTGCAGCCCCGACATCAGCCCGTACCTCACCAAGATCCTCGACGCGCTCAACCAGACCGTGCGGCGCAGCACCGCCCCGCCGCGCTTCGGCAACTGGGAGGTCGAGGAGCAGCTCGGCGGCGACGCGCGGGTGACCGAGTACCGCGCCTTCAACGCCACGCTGCCGGGCAGCGAGACCGTGTTGCTGCGCGTCTACCAGGCCGACCCGCTCGCCGACGAGGAGTCGCGGGCCGCCGAGCGGCAGCGCATCGCCAACGCCTACCAGACGCTGGCCCGCATCCCCCCGCATCCGTGCCTGGTGCGCTCGCGCGACTTCTTCGCCATCGACGACGAGAGCCGGTTCGTGCTCGTGCTCGACGACGTGCACGGCGAGGCGCTCCACCTGAGCCTGGGCAAGGGCGCGCGCCTCGGCGTGATCCAGGACCTGCTGCGCGGCCTGGCCCACGCCCACGCCCACGGCGTCATGCACCGCGCCCTGACCCCCGCCTGCGTGCTGGTGACCGACGACGGGCACGCGGTGCTGACCGGGTTCGACTACGCCAAGCCGGGGCCGCGCAACTTCACGGTCGCCCACGAGCTGACCAACGTGCTCGACGCCCACTACGTCGCCCCCGAGTGCAACGACCGGCCCGACCGGATGACCGCCGCCTCCGACGTCTACGCGGCCGGGGTGATCGCCTACCAGCTCCTCACCGGTGAGCTGCCGGCCAGCGCCGACGCCCACGGCCCCGACGTGCCCGACGTGGTGCGCCAGATGCTCGACCACTCGCCGGTCAAGCGGCCGACCGCGGCGGAGGCGCTCGACGCCCTCCAGGGGATTCCCCAGCAGTCGCGGCTCAGGCGGCTGGTCCGCCGCATCGTGTCCGGATCATGA
- a CDS encoding AfsR/SARP family transcriptional regulator, with translation MTVTFHVLGPLEVRSSGQPVRISGRKPRLLLATLLLDTGRVVGADQLVEVLWPERPPRSAQANVRTYVSSLRSDLTGAGGEPAGGLLRGDGTGYAIDVPEGALDLHVFEDLVGQGRHADALALWRGSPLADLPGSPVWDRRLEPLHEVRLRAAEEVISRRMDRGDHAGAVTDLRGLLAEHPYREDLWGRLVLALHRGGRKAEALRAYATIRKQLVDELGVEPGAELRATYEAILADEAPPAAPRQLPPDLPDFTGRDDDLALLAEPFQIAVVSGPPGAGKSALAVHAGHGLRDRFPAGQLYLDLDGREPTDVLAEALRALGTETPPPTLRERSALFRSLLAERPMLVLLDDALDAAQVRPLLPGNDSAVMVTSRRRITQLPGAMHVHLGELTEDDAMRLFTRIVGADRVAREQEDARAIVEVCGRLPLAVRSAGARLAGRPGWSLAVLRQRLEDDRLSELTEVRDSLDRSYRHLTDEAARTLGTFGQFGALAQPGWVVDAALDRHRADDVTDLLVDVSLLELVGTDPVGQPRYRVPDLVRRHALERGPDRAGLARVLAAWTATTEHAMGRLPTTVFSLTAPRTPRWQLPRQTLDRLTSDPLGWFEAEHDSLVGAVGVAAGAGLAESAWGLAAAMVPYLDLHCLLDTWKRTHTLALDAARVAGDTYGEAAMLRGLAQVALYQDRYDDAAEGFTRARQLFHDLGDLRAEATSICGLGAVSQFRGRHPQSLGHFRRALAMFLTAGDPQGEAFTRQAIGRVCLKAGDYAQADASLRQAMRLAQELGDAHREGCVCLQMGQLHQAMSFHRHALDIFESLGDRHCGAYALQSLAGLQVARGQLAGASARLERSLVVFRELGDRSGEASTTQMLGELHRTAGRTVLALNYLQHAGALRRELPA, from the coding sequence ATGACGGTCACTTTTCATGTGCTCGGGCCGCTGGAAGTCCGGTCATCGGGCCAGCCCGTCCGGATTTCCGGCAGGAAACCCCGCCTGTTGCTGGCCACGTTGCTGCTGGACACGGGCCGGGTGGTCGGCGCCGACCAACTCGTCGAGGTGCTCTGGCCGGAGCGCCCGCCCCGCTCGGCTCAGGCCAACGTGCGCACCTACGTCAGCTCGCTCAGGTCCGACCTCACGGGAGCCGGCGGCGAGCCCGCCGGCGGCCTGCTGCGGGGCGACGGCACCGGATACGCGATCGACGTCCCCGAGGGGGCGCTCGACCTGCACGTCTTCGAGGACCTGGTCGGGCAGGGCCGCCACGCCGACGCGCTGGCGCTGTGGCGCGGCTCCCCGCTGGCCGACCTGCCCGGCAGCCCCGTCTGGGACCGCCGCCTCGAACCCCTCCACGAAGTACGCCTCCGGGCCGCCGAGGAGGTGATCAGCCGCCGGATGGACCGCGGCGACCACGCGGGCGCCGTCACCGACCTGCGCGGCCTGCTGGCGGAGCACCCCTACCGCGAGGACCTGTGGGGGCGGCTCGTGCTGGCTCTGCACCGCGGGGGCCGGAAGGCCGAGGCGCTGCGGGCCTACGCCACGATCAGGAAGCAGCTCGTCGACGAGCTGGGCGTGGAACCGGGAGCGGAGCTGCGCGCGACGTACGAGGCGATCCTCGCCGACGAGGCGCCGCCCGCCGCGCCCCGGCAGCTTCCGCCCGACCTGCCCGACTTCACCGGCCGGGACGACGACCTCGCCCTGCTGGCCGAGCCGTTCCAGATCGCGGTCGTCTCCGGCCCGCCCGGGGCGGGCAAGTCGGCGCTGGCCGTACACGCCGGGCACGGCCTGCGCGACCGGTTCCCCGCCGGGCAGCTCTACCTCGACCTCGACGGGCGGGAGCCGACCGACGTCCTCGCCGAGGCGCTCAGGGCACTCGGCACCGAGACCCCGCCGCCCACGCTGCGCGAGCGCTCGGCGCTGTTCAGGTCGCTGCTGGCGGAGCGGCCCATGCTCGTCCTGCTGGACGACGCGCTCGACGCGGCGCAGGTGCGCCCCTTGTTACCCGGCAACGACAGCGCCGTCATGGTGACCAGCCGGCGCCGCATCACCCAGCTCCCCGGCGCCATGCACGTCCACCTGGGCGAGCTGACCGAGGACGACGCGATGCGGCTGTTCACCAGGATCGTCGGCGCCGACCGGGTGGCCCGCGAGCAGGAGGACGCCCGGGCCATCGTCGAGGTGTGCGGCAGGCTGCCGCTGGCCGTCCGCAGCGCGGGCGCGCGGCTGGCCGGGCGGCCCGGCTGGTCCCTCGCCGTGCTGAGGCAGCGGCTGGAGGACGACCGGCTCAGCGAGCTCACCGAGGTACGCGACAGCCTCGACCGCAGCTACCGCCACCTGACCGACGAGGCCGCCCGCACACTCGGCACGTTCGGCCAGTTCGGCGCGCTCGCCCAGCCCGGCTGGGTGGTGGACGCCGCGCTCGACCGTCACCGGGCCGATGACGTCACCGACCTCCTGGTGGACGTCAGCCTGCTGGAGCTGGTCGGCACCGACCCCGTCGGCCAGCCGCGCTACCGGGTGCCCGACCTGGTCCGCCGGCACGCCCTCGAACGCGGCCCCGACCGCGCCGGGCTCGCCAGGGTGCTGGCCGCCTGGACCGCGACCACCGAGCACGCCATGGGCCGGTTACCCACCACCGTCTTCAGCCTCACCGCGCCCCGCACCCCGCGCTGGCAGTTACCCAGGCAGACCCTGGACCGCCTGACCTCCGATCCGCTCGGCTGGTTCGAGGCCGAGCACGACTCGCTGGTCGGCGCCGTCGGCGTCGCGGCCGGGGCCGGCCTGGCCGAGTCGGCGTGGGGCCTGGCCGCCGCCATGGTCCCGTACCTCGACCTGCACTGCCTGCTCGACACCTGGAAGCGCACCCACACCCTCGCCCTGGACGCCGCGCGCGTCGCCGGCGACACGTACGGCGAGGCCGCCATGCTGCGGGGCCTCGCGCAGGTGGCGCTCTACCAGGACCGCTACGACGACGCGGCGGAGGGCTTCACCCGGGCCCGGCAGCTCTTCCACGACCTCGGCGACCTGCGGGCCGAGGCGACCTCCATCTGCGGGCTCGGCGCGGTCAGCCAGTTCCGCGGCAGGCACCCGCAGTCGCTCGGCCACTTCAGGCGCGCCCTCGCCATGTTCCTGACCGCGGGCGACCCCCAGGGCGAGGCGTTCACCCGGCAGGCCATCGGCCGCGTCTGTCTCAAGGCCGGCGACTACGCCCAGGCCGACGCCTCGCTCCGGCAGGCGATGCGGCTGGCCCAGGAGCTCGGCGACGCGCACCGCGAAGGCTGCGTCTGCCTGCAGATGGGGCAGCTCCACCAGGCCATGTCCTTCCACCGGCACGCCCTGGACATCTTCGAGTCGCTCGGCGACCGGCACTGCGGCGCCTACGCCCTGCAGAGCCTGGCCGGGTTGCAGGTGGCGCGCGGCCAGCTTGCCGGGGCCTCGGCTCGCCTCGAACGGTCGCTGGTGGTCTTCCGCGAGCTGGGCGACCGCAGCGGCGAGGCGTCCACCACCCAGATGCTGGGCGAGCTGCACCGTACGGCCGGGCGCACCGTTCTGGCGCTCAACTACCTCCAGCACGCCGGCGCGCTGCGGCGCGAACTCCCGGCGTAG